Proteins from a genomic interval of Ramlibacter algicola:
- a CDS encoding cation:proton antiporter, which produces MDVLVQILLLFVAAVLLAAAARKVGAPYPVFLALGGVLLALVPSTPELNLPPDLVLAIFVAPILVDAGYDASLRDLRDNWAPLFSLVVVAVGLTTAAVAVVAHALVPDLPWAAAITLGAIVAPPDAVAATAVLRPLHPPQRILGILEGESLLNDASALMIYRLAVGAVAAGGFSVQAVAPAFLLGVLGSLVAGPVLGWIVERLLERVQHIPTAIILQFISAFGVWVLAEHAGLSAVLTTVCFAMTLGRLAPARVPGRIRIPTNAVWATVVFALNIFAFIFIGLQIRPVLVDLAPQAREHYLSVAGAVLVTVIVVRMAWHMAFNAVVRWRDRRFGFEPSRLKLRPTVGSGLVISWAGMRGIVTLAAALALPADFPARDLILLTAFSVVLGTLLIQGLTLKALLRALRFHDGDPVAREEQLARERMLQAAFAQLPAGESLAVDRVRQDLKLRLGRHEGTPRAAFAREHDERHRAALRAARDVLLVMRDAGEIGDDAFHTLENDLDSLEVSEPLRAANADATE; this is translated from the coding sequence ATGGACGTGCTGGTGCAGATCCTGTTGCTCTTCGTGGCGGCCGTGCTGCTGGCGGCGGCCGCGCGGAAGGTCGGCGCGCCGTATCCGGTGTTCCTCGCGCTCGGCGGCGTGTTGCTCGCGCTGGTGCCCAGCACGCCGGAACTGAACCTGCCGCCGGACCTGGTGCTGGCGATCTTCGTCGCGCCGATCCTGGTCGACGCGGGCTACGACGCCTCGCTGCGCGACCTGCGCGACAACTGGGCGCCGCTCTTCAGCCTGGTCGTGGTCGCGGTGGGCCTGACCACCGCCGCCGTGGCGGTCGTCGCGCACGCACTGGTGCCGGACTTGCCCTGGGCCGCGGCGATCACGCTGGGCGCCATCGTCGCGCCACCCGACGCGGTGGCCGCCACCGCGGTGCTGCGGCCGCTGCACCCGCCGCAGCGCATCCTGGGCATCCTCGAAGGCGAAAGCCTGCTGAACGACGCCAGCGCGCTGATGATCTATCGCCTGGCGGTCGGGGCCGTTGCTGCAGGCGGCTTCTCCGTGCAGGCCGTGGCGCCGGCCTTCCTGCTGGGCGTGCTGGGCAGCCTGGTCGCCGGGCCGGTGCTCGGCTGGATCGTGGAACGCCTGCTCGAACGCGTGCAGCACATCCCGACGGCGATCATCCTGCAGTTCATCAGCGCGTTCGGCGTGTGGGTGCTGGCCGAGCACGCCGGCCTGTCGGCCGTGCTCACCACGGTGTGCTTCGCGATGACGCTCGGGCGTCTCGCTCCCGCGCGCGTGCCCGGCCGCATCCGCATCCCGACCAACGCCGTCTGGGCCACCGTGGTGTTCGCGCTGAACATCTTCGCCTTCATCTTCATCGGCCTGCAGATCCGGCCGGTGCTGGTGGACCTGGCGCCGCAGGCGCGCGAGCACTACCTGTCGGTCGCCGGCGCGGTGCTGGTGACCGTGATCGTGGTGCGGATGGCCTGGCACATGGCCTTCAACGCGGTCGTGCGCTGGCGCGACCGGCGCTTCGGCTTCGAGCCGTCGCGGCTGAAGCTGCGTCCCACCGTCGGCAGCGGCCTGGTGATCTCCTGGGCGGGCATGCGCGGCATCGTCACGCTGGCGGCCGCCCTGGCCCTGCCGGCGGACTTTCCCGCGCGCGACCTGATCCTGCTGACGGCGTTCTCCGTCGTGCTGGGCACGCTGCTGATCCAAGGCCTGACGCTCAAGGCCTTGCTGCGGGCGCTGCGCTTCCACGATGGCGATCCCGTGGCCCGGGAAGAGCAGCTGGCGCGTGAGCGGATGCTGCAGGCTGCCTTCGCTCAACTGCCGGCGGGCGAGTCGCTGGCGGTGGACCGGGTGCGCCAGGACCTCAAGCTGCGGCTGGGCCGCCACGAAGGCACGCCGCGCGCGGCATTCGCGCGCGAGCACGACGAGCGCCATCGCGCGGCCCTGCGTGCGGCGCGCGACGTGCTGCTGGTGATGCGCGACGCCGGCGAGATCGGCGACGACGCCTTCCACACGCTGGAGAACGACCTCGACTCGCTGGAGGTGTCGGAGCCGCTGCGCGCCGCGAACGCGGACGCGACGGAGTAG
- a CDS encoding AzlD domain-containing protein produces the protein MSQLEIFVTTIGMALITLLCRAFFLVPKDDLPMPAWLREGLRYAPIAALSAVVAPELVLTQGALTTWHDARIFGALAGLAYYAWRQSLFGTIVCGTGVMLALRFGVGW, from the coding sequence ATGAGCCAGTTGGAAATCTTCGTCACCACCATCGGCATGGCGCTGATCACGCTGCTGTGCCGGGCGTTCTTCCTGGTCCCGAAGGACGACCTGCCCATGCCCGCGTGGCTGCGCGAAGGCCTGCGCTACGCCCCGATCGCGGCGCTGTCCGCGGTCGTCGCACCCGAACTGGTCCTGACGCAGGGTGCGCTGACCACCTGGCACGACGCGCGCATCTTCGGTGCGCTGGCCGGCCTCGCGTACTACGCCTGGCGCCAAAGCCTGTTCGGCACCATCGTCTGCGGCACGGGCGTGATGCTGGCGCTGCGGTTCGGGGTGGGGTGGTAG
- a CDS encoding AzlC family ABC transporter permease codes for MSLTTRVAGWRARAAATLRRPLVREGALEAVPMAFGVAAWGVVAGVAMAKSGMGVPLAVFMSLAVYAGSAQIASLPLIAAGAPVWVVWATTLCVSLRFMAFSYHYRPFFMHLPRGKRMALSFLMGDTNFALFMRRYDKPEPGQPYEEYFLGSSLITFGVWQASIITGIVAGAGIPASWGLGFAGTMALLALTCTQLRSPITWVAAVVAACAAVAAYALPLKLNILVAIAAAIAIGALADRLPAFPKGRA; via the coding sequence GTGTCCCTGACCACGCGCGTCGCCGGCTGGCGCGCGCGGGCCGCCGCCACGTTGCGCCGCCCGCTGGTGCGCGAGGGAGCTCTCGAAGCCGTGCCGATGGCCTTCGGCGTCGCCGCCTGGGGCGTGGTCGCGGGCGTCGCGATGGCCAAGAGCGGCATGGGCGTGCCGCTGGCGGTGTTCATGTCGTTGGCGGTCTACGCGGGCTCGGCGCAGATCGCGTCGCTGCCGCTGATCGCGGCCGGCGCGCCCGTGTGGGTGGTCTGGGCGACCACGCTGTGCGTGAGCCTGCGCTTCATGGCCTTCAGCTACCACTACCGGCCGTTCTTCATGCACCTGCCGCGCGGCAAGCGCATGGCGCTGAGCTTCCTCATGGGCGACACCAACTTCGCGCTGTTCATGCGGCGCTACGACAAGCCCGAGCCTGGCCAGCCGTATGAGGAGTACTTCCTCGGCAGTTCGCTCATCACCTTCGGCGTGTGGCAGGCGTCGATCATCACCGGCATCGTCGCCGGCGCCGGCATCCCTGCGTCGTGGGGCCTGGGCTTCGCCGGCACGATGGCGCTGCTGGCGCTGACGTGCACGCAACTGCGCAGCCCGATCACCTGGGTGGCGGCGGTGGTCGCGGCCTGCGCCGCGGTGGCGGCGTACGCGCTGCCGCTGAAGCTGAACATCCTGGTCGCCATTGCCGCCGCCATCGCCATCGGCGCGCTGGCTGATCGCTTGCCGGCGTTCCCGAAGGGCAGGGCATGA
- a CDS encoding class I SAM-dependent methyltransferase, protein MSTSVDTAFTGSVAAFYERYLVPLIFEPYAVDLAARVAKAAPRSVLEIAAGTGVVTRQLAVMLEPSATIVATDLNPGMLEEAARIGTERPVTWRQADAMQLPFEAGSFEAVVCQFGAMFFPDKAKAFAQVRRVLRPGGLFAFNVWSAIEANEFADAVTSALAVLYPQDPPRFLARTPHGHHDTPGLARDLAAAGFTDAPVFETVAFTSRAVSPRIPAIAYCQGTPLRGEIEALDPGGLERATDAAEAELARRFGNGEIEGRIEAVVVTVRA, encoded by the coding sequence ATGTCCACCAGCGTCGATACCGCCTTCACCGGCTCGGTGGCCGCGTTCTACGAACGCTACCTGGTGCCGCTCATCTTCGAGCCGTACGCCGTCGATCTCGCGGCGCGCGTGGCGAAAGCGGCGCCTCGAAGCGTGCTCGAGATCGCCGCCGGCACCGGCGTCGTCACGCGACAGCTTGCGGTGATGCTCGAGCCGTCGGCCACCATCGTCGCGACCGACCTCAACCCCGGCATGCTCGAGGAGGCCGCGCGCATCGGTACCGAGCGCCCCGTGACGTGGCGGCAAGCCGATGCGATGCAACTGCCGTTCGAGGCCGGCTCGTTCGAGGCCGTCGTTTGCCAGTTCGGCGCCATGTTCTTTCCCGACAAGGCGAAGGCGTTCGCGCAAGTGCGGCGGGTGCTGCGGCCCGGCGGGCTGTTCGCGTTCAATGTCTGGAGCGCGATCGAAGCGAACGAGTTCGCCGATGCGGTGACGAGTGCGCTGGCCGTGCTGTACCCGCAGGATCCGCCGCGCTTCCTCGCGCGCACTCCGCATGGGCACCACGACACGCCCGGCCTCGCCCGTGATCTCGCGGCGGCGGGTTTCACGGACGCGCCGGTGTTCGAGACGGTCGCCTTCACCAGCCGCGCGGTGTCGCCACGCATCCCTGCGATCGCCTACTGCCAGGGCACACCGCTGCGGGGCGAGATCGAGGCCCTCGACCCGGGTGGGCTGGAACGCGCGACGGACGCGGCCGAAGCCGAACTCGCGCGCCGCTTCGGGAACGGCGAAATCGAAGGCCGCATCGAAGCCGTCGTGGTGACGGTGCGTGCCTGA